The proteins below come from a single Deltaproteobacteria bacterium genomic window:
- the murC gene encoding UDP-N-acetylmuramate--L-alanine ligase — MSPPARRDIRPFERRHRVHFVGIGGVGMSGIAEVLLNLGYEISGSDLQESEATRRLAALGAAVHIGHDAAHLPEELSVVVISTAVKFANPEVTAAKERQIPVIPRAEMLAELMRMKYGVAVAGSHGKTTTTSMIGHVLTEARMDPTLVIGGRVRSLAGNAQMGKGDILVAEADESDGTFLLLSPVVAVVTNIDREHIDYYGTPEALADAFLAFVNKVPFYGVAVLCLDHPGVRALIPRVNKRVVTYGLSADADFSAECVATRGMESTFSVLRRGRALGTVTLPMPGRHSVANALAAIAAAGELGVEFDQAAAALGVFAGIHRRSEIRGEAAGILVMDDYGHHPAEIEATLQAITEGWDRPLTVVFQPHRYSRTKDLFDDFVPAFDRAHRLILTEVYAAGEEPVPGVGGEELCRAIRRRGHMDVEFVASREDIAGGLLPRLAEGDMVLTLGAGDVYKVGESLLECLREQRP, encoded by the coding sequence ATGAGCCCGCCGGCGCGGCGCGACATCAGGCCGTTCGAACGGCGTCACCGGGTGCACTTCGTCGGCATCGGCGGCGTGGGCATGAGCGGCATCGCGGAGGTGTTGTTGAACCTGGGTTACGAGATCAGCGGCTCCGACCTGCAGGAGAGCGAGGCCACCCGGCGGCTCGCCGCCCTGGGGGCGGCGGTGCACATCGGCCACGACGCCGCCCACCTGCCGGAGGAGCTCTCGGTGGTGGTGATCTCCACGGCGGTGAAGTTCGCCAACCCGGAGGTGACGGCGGCCAAGGAAAGGCAGATCCCGGTGATTCCGCGAGCGGAGATGCTCGCCGAGCTGATGCGCATGAAGTACGGCGTCGCCGTGGCCGGAAGCCACGGCAAGACCACCACCACGTCGATGATCGGGCACGTGCTCACCGAGGCGCGCATGGACCCCACCCTGGTCATCGGCGGCCGGGTGCGCTCGCTGGCGGGCAACGCGCAGATGGGCAAAGGCGACATCCTGGTGGCCGAGGCGGACGAAAGCGACGGCACCTTCCTGCTGCTCTCGCCGGTGGTGGCGGTGGTGACCAACATCGACCGCGAGCACATCGACTACTACGGCACCCCGGAGGCCCTGGCCGACGCCTTTCTGGCCTTCGTCAACAAGGTGCCGTTCTACGGCGTCGCCGTGCTGTGCCTGGACCACCCGGGGGTGCGCGCGCTGATACCGCGGGTCAACAAGCGGGTGGTGACCTACGGCCTGTCGGCCGACGCGGACTTCAGCGCCGAATGCGTGGCGACCCGGGGCATGGAGTCGACGTTTTCGGTGCTGCGCCGCGGCCGCGCGCTCGGGACCGTGACGCTGCCCATGCCGGGCCGTCACAGCGTCGCCAACGCGTTGGCCGCCATTGCGGCGGCGGGGGAGTTGGGGGTGGAGTTCGACCAGGCGGCCGCGGCTCTGGGCGTCTTCGCCGGTATCCACCGCCGCTCGGAGATCAGGGGAGAGGCGGCCGGGATACTGGTCATGGATGACTACGGACACCACCCCGCCGAGATCGAGGCCACGCTGCAGGCCATTACGGAAGGCTGGGACCGGCCGTTGACCGTGGTGTTCCAGCCGCACCGTTACAGCCGCACGAAGGACCTGTTCGACGACTTCGTGCCGGCCTTCGACCGCGCTCACCGGCTGATCCTCACGGAGGTCTACGCCGCGGGCGAGGAGCCGGTGCCGGGTGTCGGCGGCGAGGAACTGTGTCGGGCCATTCGGCGCCGGGGCCACATGGACGTCGAGTTCGTCGCCTCCCGCGAGGACATCGCCGGCGGGTTGCTGCCCCGGCTGGCCGAAGGGGACATGGTCCTCACCCTCGGGGCGGGGGACGTCTACAAGGTAGGGGAGTCTTTGCTTGAGTGTCT
- the ftsW gene encoding putative lipid II flippase FtsW, which yields MSEIRNMDRWMVMSLVVLLAIGITMVLNTSYLFSQERFSDGTYLFRKQLAAVAVGVAGLCVAVLLPPSVYRRLTVPLFVLALVSLVLVLLPGVGLVRGGAQRWLGVAPFVFQPSELAKVAFVLYLAYTLSRKAEGLQQFTAGLLPPLLMTGLFVVLLLGEPDFGSAFILAAIAMAMLFVAGGRVTHLAAVALAALPVAGFLIMTADYRVRRLLAFMDPWSDSANSGFQIIQSYIAFGSGQLWGRGLGQSRQKLHYLPEAHTDFIYSVIGEELGLWGALLVVLLFGILLFRGMRLALEREEPFTRLMVFGLTLLLGLQALVHMSVVMGLVPTKGLVLPFVSYGGSAMVVHLTVAGMLLSASCRRGRP from the coding sequence ATGAGCGAGATCCGCAACATGGACCGCTGGATGGTCATGAGCCTCGTGGTGCTGCTCGCCATCGGCATCACCATGGTGCTGAACACCAGCTACCTCTTTTCCCAGGAGCGCTTCAGCGACGGCACCTACCTGTTCCGCAAGCAGTTGGCGGCGGTGGCGGTGGGCGTCGCCGGCCTGTGCGTGGCCGTCCTGCTGCCCCCCTCGGTCTACCGGCGGCTCACCGTGCCGCTCTTCGTGCTCGCGCTGGTGTCCCTGGTGCTGGTGCTCCTGCCCGGCGTGGGCCTGGTCCGGGGCGGCGCGCAGCGCTGGCTCGGTGTGGCGCCGTTCGTGTTCCAGCCGTCCGAGCTTGCCAAGGTGGCCTTCGTTCTCTACCTGGCCTACACGCTCTCCAGGAAGGCCGAGGGGTTGCAGCAGTTCACGGCCGGACTGCTGCCGCCGCTGCTGATGACCGGGTTGTTCGTGGTGCTGCTGCTGGGCGAACCGGACTTCGGCTCCGCGTTCATCCTTGCCGCTATCGCGATGGCGATGCTCTTCGTCGCCGGCGGCCGGGTGACGCACCTCGCCGCCGTGGCCCTGGCGGCGCTGCCGGTGGCCGGGTTTCTGATCATGACCGCGGACTACCGGGTCAGGCGCTTGCTGGCCTTCATGGACCCGTGGAGCGATTCGGCCAACAGCGGCTTCCAGATCATCCAGTCCTACATCGCCTTCGGTTCCGGCCAGTTGTGGGGGCGGGGCCTGGGGCAGAGCCGGCAGAAGCTCCACTACCTCCCGGAGGCACATACGGACTTCATCTACTCGGTGATCGGGGAGGAACTGGGGCTGTGGGGGGCGCTCCTGGTCGTCCTGCTCTTCGGCATCCTGCTGTTCCGCGGCATGCGGCTGGCGCTGGAACGCGAGGAGCCGTTCACGCGCCTGATGGTGTTCGGCCTGACCCTGCTCCTGGGGCTTCAGGCGCTGGTGCACATGAGCGTGGTCATGGGCCTGGTGCCCACCAAGGGTCTGGTGCTGCCCTTCGTGAGCTACGGCGGCTCGGCCATGGTGGTGCACCTCACGGTCGCGGGGATGCTCCTGAGTGCTTCCTGCCGGAGGGGACGGCCATGA